In one window of Armatimonadia bacterium DNA:
- a CDS encoding NPCBM/NEW2 domain-containing protein has translation MKRQRPYAVLLVALVATCAPGLRADDRQDCAERLVRLGTACQMFMAENQGQPPGQLSLLYYRAYVEDLEVFACPGDPSTSVGRELLDARSGYVLSPASAAHPRPLLQDRSAANHGGAGINVFYDDGKVRFETATVSPVPPVAAPTPAVTPPPTAPTVTTPPPSAPTVSVPPVVTPAPQPPTVPTYDEGPDIYLGGLKPTSLREGGWGRTATDKSVTGGRLGIGTATFDRGLGTHASSEIVYDLTGLRRRYFTALVGVDQAAVKPYGSCGFEVYLDGRRVFNSGTLRSGDAPFPVQVEILGARELKLVTTDAGDGIYYDQANWAEAKLSNNPPTVPEVVATSLPARLLTRPSKDTRIWIPVGGSTFLALKTSACTVPHDLLPGGDDNLLKSLGREILRDLTGKVVGELLDQKAIQVDDLQSGGFAAWWGLQAGDVLLTLGGKSLADTTLAKVVGTFKDRTTPKLALMRGGKSLSLNLSILDLPSLMNRKPSDWTGGSENVTAPFTDVVLCTGLDDQAQPVATGSEFGTDAKQIACCLWYENAPAASRVLVTWYRETASCGLAVGLIEGTGRITALLLAPSTGPFQPGTYHVSIQCADRPPVARTFRIR, from the coding sequence ATGAAGCGTCAGCGACCGTATGCGGTGCTGCTTGTGGCCCTTGTCGCAACTTGTGCTCCCGGTCTCCGCGCAGATGACCGGCAGGACTGTGCGGAGCGACTGGTGCGCCTGGGGACCGCCTGTCAGATGTTCATGGCCGAGAATCAGGGCCAGCCTCCCGGGCAGCTCTCGCTCCTGTACTACCGGGCCTATGTGGAGGATCTCGAAGTCTTCGCCTGCCCGGGCGACCCGAGCACTTCTGTTGGACGCGAGCTACTCGATGCGCGGTCGGGTTACGTCCTCTCGCCGGCCTCAGCGGCCCATCCGCGACCACTCCTACAGGACCGCTCTGCCGCCAACCATGGTGGGGCCGGCATCAACGTCTTCTACGATGACGGCAAGGTCCGGTTTGAGACTGCCACCGTCAGCCCGGTACCACCTGTTGCCGCGCCGACACCTGCTGTCACTCCGCCGCCTACAGCGCCAACCGTCACCACACCACCTCCGTCGGCTCCGACCGTCTCTGTGCCGCCCGTGGTGACTCCGGCACCGCAGCCGCCGACGGTCCCTACCTATGACGAGGGCCCTGACATCTACCTGGGCGGCCTCAAGCCTACCAGTCTGCGCGAAGGGGGATGGGGGAGAACCGCCACCGACAAGAGCGTCACCGGCGGTCGCCTGGGGATCGGTACTGCGACCTTCGACCGAGGCCTTGGCACCCACGCCAGTTCGGAGATCGTGTACGACCTCACCGGCCTGCGACGTCGGTACTTCACTGCGCTGGTGGGCGTTGACCAGGCTGCCGTGAAGCCCTATGGCAGTTGCGGGTTCGAGGTCTACCTGGACGGACGCCGGGTGTTCAACAGCGGAACGCTCCGGAGCGGCGACGCTCCTTTCCCGGTGCAGGTCGAGATCCTGGGAGCCCGCGAGCTCAAGCTGGTGACCACCGACGCGGGCGACGGAATCTACTACGACCAGGCCAACTGGGCCGAGGCGAAGCTCTCCAACAACCCGCCGACGGTCCCCGAGGTCGTGGCCACCAGTCTCCCCGCCAGACTACTCACGCGTCCGTCCAAGGACACGCGCATCTGGATTCCCGTCGGCGGCAGCACCTTCCTGGCCCTCAAGACGAGCGCCTGCACAGTTCCCCACGACCTGCTCCCGGGTGGTGATGACAACCTGCTGAAGTCACTTGGTCGCGAGATCCTGCGCGACCTGACCGGCAAGGTCGTCGGGGAGTTGCTCGACCAGAAGGCCATCCAGGTGGACGACCTCCAGTCTGGTGGATTTGCGGCCTGGTGGGGGTTACAGGCCGGCGATGTACTGCTGACCCTCGGCGGTAAGTCGCTCGCGGACACGACTCTGGCCAAGGTGGTGGGAACCTTCAAGGATCGCACGACGCCGAAGCTGGCCCTGATGAGAGGGGGCAAGTCCCTCTCCCTGAACCTGTCCATCCTCGACCTGCCCAGCCTCATGAACCGTAAGCCCTCAGACTGGACAGGTGGCTCGGAGAACGTGACGGCGCCCTTCACCGACGTGGTGCTCTGCACGGGGCTTGATGACCAGGCGCAACCCGTCGCGACGGGCAGCGAGTTCGGAACCGACGCGAAGCAGATTGCCTGTTGTCTGTGGTACGAAAACGCACCGGCCGCCTCCCGGGTGCTGGTCACGTGGTACCGGGAGACGGCCAGTTGTGGTCTTGCCGTAGGTCTGATCGAGGGAACCGGGCGGATCACGGCGCTGCTGCTCGCACCGTCAACGGGACCCTTCCAGCCCGGCACTTACCACGTCTCCATCCAGTGCGCCGACCGTCCTCCTGTGGCCCGCACCTTCCGCATCCGGTGA
- a CDS encoding flavodoxin family protein — protein sequence MKLIAIMGSPRGMKGSTGKLLDALLKSAEAAGAETTTFALGKLKVAPCVSCDACHKVGRCVVKDDFQQVLDALLEADGFVLASPNYIYSVSAQMKALFDRCCGPIHTQALEGKYGAAVVSSGGPGNEEVEKYMLRFTNSLGAWAVGSTGTDLAHIFNPEKLPQALQAAADLGTSLVEAIRTGKTYPEQEPGLQGFREYMRSWLVTQGERWPFEAQYWKDRS from the coding sequence ATGAAGCTGATTGCGATCATGGGAAGTCCCCGCGGGATGAAGGGCAGCACGGGCAAACTGCTGGACGCTCTCCTGAAGTCTGCCGAGGCAGCCGGCGCCGAGACAACGACCTTCGCACTGGGCAAGCTGAAGGTCGCCCCCTGCGTATCCTGCGACGCCTGCCACAAGGTCGGTCGGTGCGTAGTCAAGGACGACTTCCAGCAGGTGCTCGACGCGCTGCTTGAGGCAGACGGCTTCGTGCTGGCGAGTCCGAACTACATCTACAGCGTCAGTGCACAGATGAAGGCGCTCTTCGACCGCTGCTGCGGACCGATCCACACGCAGGCCCTGGAGGGCAAGTACGGTGCTGCGGTGGTTAGCTCCGGCGGACCTGGCAACGAGGAAGTTGAGAAGTACATGCTCCGGTTCACCAACTCCCTCGGCGCCTGGGCAGTGGGGAGCACGGGTACCGATCTGGCGCACATCTTCAACCCCGAGAAGTTGCCGCAGGCCCTGCAGGCGGCTGCTGACCTGGGTACAAGTCTCGTCGAGGCTATTCGCACAGGCAAGACCTACCCCGAGCAAGAGCCGGGGCTGCAAGGCTTCCGCGAGTACATGCGGAGCTGGCTCGTCACCCAGGGCGAGCGCTGGCCCTTCGAGGCACAGTACTGGAAGGACCGGAGCTAG